The window GTCGGTCAGCCCTTCCCGTTCCCGTTGAACTCGTTGGTGTAGAGGTCGGCGGCCTTGAGCTGCCCCTTCTTGATCTCGCCGCGCTCGCCGAGCCAGTCGATCCAGAGCTGGAACTCCTTGTCGGCGATCCGGCCGCCCGGTTCGGCGACCCCGTACGAGCGCCAGTAGCGCAGGGTCGAGGTGTCCTCGTTGCGGCCGCGCTTCTTCACGATGTCGGTCAGCCGCGCGATGACCTGCTCGCGCGGGGTGGTGCGCGACCACTCGATGGCCTTGCCGACGCCGGTGGTGAACGTCTTGACGGTGTCGGGGTTCTCCTTGATGAAGCGCCGGGTCATCACGTAACTGCCGGCGCTGAACGCCCCCAGCAGCTCGAAGTCCTTGAACAGCGGGCGTATCCCGCCGGCCGCGAGGGCCTTGTCGCGCAGCACCCCGCTGAGGACGCCGACCTCGATCTGCTTCTGGCGCAGGGCCTGTTCGGTGTTGACGGGCGGGACGACGAGGGACTCGACCTTGCCTGCGTCGGCCTTGGAGAGGCCGTTGCGCTCCAGGTAGATGTCGAGCAGGGCCTGGGCGTGGGCGCCCAGGGTGTTCATGCCGACCTTCTTGCCGATCAGGTCGCGGGCCGACCGGATCGGGCTGTCCTCCAGGACGTAGTAGCCGAGGTAGGTGTCCTGGTCGGAGCCGTAGTAGGAGATGACGGCCTGGATCTGCGCCTTGCTCGCGGCGAGTTTGACGATCGCGCCGTTGAAGGCGCCGCCGAAGTGGGTCTGGCCGGTGGCCGCGGACTGGATGTCCTGGGGGCCGCTGATGGTGTTGCCGACCCAGTCCAGGGTGAGGTTCCCCAGGTACCCGAGATCGGCGGCCAGTTCGGGGAGCGTGACCGCGCCCACCGAGCCCTGGTACTTGAGGGACGTGACCTGCTTGCCGGAGCCGCCGGTGGCGGTGGCCGTGCCGCAGCTCACCGCGGCCGCCGAGATGCCGAGCAGGGTGAGGAACTGGCGTCGGGAGGTGGAGGACGGGGCGAAGGCTGCGGGCATGACGGGTCCTTGTCGGTGCGTACGGGGTCAGTGAGCGGTGGTGAGGGCGCCCGCGGGGGCGATGCGCAGCGCGTCGGCGAACTCGTCGACGGCCTGGTACAGGTCCAGCTCCGCCTCGGGCCGGAGCCGGTCCGGGCCGTCCCCGCGCTCGACGGCGGAGTCCAGGACGAACCGGCCGGCGGTGACGTGCCGGGCGCCGAGCGCGGAGAGGACCGGGCGCAGGGCGTAGTCGATGGTCAGGACGTGGGCGAGGCTGCCGCCGGTGGCGATCGGCAGGACCGTCTTGCCGGCCAGGCCGTCCTGCGGGAGCAGGTCGAGGAAGGCCTTGAGCAGGCCGGTGTACGAGGCCTTGTAGATCGGCGTGGCGATGATCAGGCCGTCCGCCTCGGCCACGGCCTCCACCGCGCGGCGGATCTCGGGCTCGCCCCGGCGGGCGGAGAGCAGGTCGGCGGCGGGCAGTTCCCGCACGGAGAGGTGCCCGGTCTCGTACCCGGAGTGGGACAGACGGCGCAGCACCTGGTCGACGACCACGGCGGTACGGGAGTGGACGGAGGGGCTGCCGGTGATGGCGAGCAGCTTGGGCACGGTGGCTCTCCTTGTGCGGCGGGGTCGGGTCAGGCGGAGGCGGAGGAGGCGCCGGAGGCGATGCCGAACTCCGGGTCGGGCACGGTCTCCGGGCTGATCAGGCGGGACGGGCGTCCGTCGGGGCCGACGGGCACGTCGCCGTCGACGGTGACGCGGCGCAGGGTGCGCTCGTGGTCGTCGGAGTCGTCGACGCCGTAGTGCTGGGTGGCGCGGTTGTCCCAGATCGCGACGTCGCCGGCGCGCCACTGCCAGCGGACGGTGTTCTCGGGGCTCTCGATGTGCGCCTGGAACAGGTCCTGGAGGACGCGGGAGTCCCGGCCGGTGAGGCCGGTGATCCGCTGCACGAAGTTGCCGAGCAGCAGGGTGCGTTCGCCGGTCTCGGGGTGGACGCGGACCACCGGGTGCTCGGTGAGGAACGTGGTGGAGGTGAACACCTCGCGGTACTGGGCCAGGGCCTCGGGGAGCGCGTCGGGCCGAAGGGCCGCGTAGTCGTACTCGTTGGAGTGCACGGCGCGCAGGCCGTCGGCCAGGAACCGCAGCGGCTCCGGGAGGCCCGCGTAGGCGGTGGCGGTGTTGGCCCAGAGCGTGTTGCCGCCGTACGGGGGGATGGTGACGGCGCGGAGGATGGAGAAGGCGGGGTAGGCGGGGACGAAGGTGACGTCGGTGTGCCACTGGTTGGCGCGGGCGCCGTGGTCGGAGTCGATGCCGAGGGCGTACCGGCCGTCGGCGGAGGGCACGGTCGGGTGGGCGACCGGCGCGCCGAGCAGCTGGGCGAACGCCTCGTGTCCGGCCTCGTCGAGGTGGTCCTGACCGCGGAAGAAGACGACCTTGTGGGCGAGGAGGGCGGCACGGATCTCGGCGACGGTCTCGGCGGGCAGGTCGCCGCCGAGGCGGACGCCGCCGATCTCGGCGCCGATGCGGCCGCCGATCTTGTCGACGGAGACAGCGGTGACAGTGGTCATGGGAACTCCCGGGTCAGAGATTTATTTCCGCAGGGGAAGAAATGCCGGTACGCGAACGGGTCGTGAGGCGCGGCAACGGCACGCACACGGGACGGGGCGGGGCGGAAGCGGCCTCAGCGGACCGAGGGGTCACAGGACCCCGAAGCGGCGCTCAGGCGCGGCGCGGGGCCGGGAAGCGGCCCTGACACTCGCCCGGCGCGGTACAGCGGCCGGGGGTGTGGAGCCGCGGGGCGAGGTGCTCGATCGCGGACATGGCTCGGAGCCTGTCAGCGCCCCCGGCCGGGGTCAACCCCCACCGGAACCCCCGCCCCCACCCGGAACGGAAACCCCGCCCAGCGGCCCTGACCTGCCGGTTCCCCCCACCCGGAACCCCCCGACCCACCCCGGGCCCCGGCCGAAAACCATGGCCGGATTTCACGCCCCCGCAACGCGGCCGCCACGACCCCACCACCGGGCCCGCGCCTCACACGCCGGCGAGGCTGGAATGGCCGGACCCGGACCGGAGGGGCACCCGAGCGGCGGTATGCACTCCACCGGGGTCGGACGGTTGGTCGGGGGCGGGGACGGGGTGGGGTGTTGGCCGGGACGTAGAAGTGGGATGTGTGGCGCGTGGCCACCGCCCGACAGAGCAACCCCACCCAGGGCGCCTACATCACACAGTCCAGGACGACACCCCACCCCGGCACCGACACCGACCCCCCGCCCGACCCCCACCCCCAGCCCCGCCGGCGCTTGAGGCGCCCGACGCAGCCGGGACCGGCAGCAGACGACAGCACCACCAACCGCCCGGCGCAGCCGAACCCCGCAGCAACCGACCACAACCACCAGCAAGGCGCAGACCTCACCCCCCACACCCCCACCCGCCCGGCCAGAGCTACGGTCGCCCCATGCCCCCCACCCCCGGCGACAGCCGCGCGGCCGCCAACGCCGCCACCGTCCTGCGGACCGTCCTCGCGCACGGACCCGTCGCCCGCAGCGGCATCTCCGCGCTGAGCGGTCTCAGCCAGGCCGCCGTCTCCCGCCAGACCACCGGCCTGCTCCGCAGCGGCCTGCTGCGCGAACTCCCGCATCCGGGCGGCGGAACGGGCGAGGCGGCCGGGACGGCCGGGCCCGGCACCGCCGGCCGCCCCCGCATCCCGCTGGACCTGCACACGGGTGCCGTAGGCGGCCCGCTCGCCGCCGGACTGCACATCGGCGTGCCCGCCTCGAACTTCAGCCTGGTCGATCTCCGCGGCCAGGTCGTGGCCCGCCGCACCCTCCCGCACACGGCCGGACCCCCGACCCCCGCCCGTCTCGCGACGGAACTGCGCCGCTTCCTCCACGACCACGGCCACGCCACGCACGGCCACACCGCGCCCACCGAGCCCCCGACGCCCGCCGCGCGAACCGCCCACCGCCCCCTCCTGGGCATCGGCGCCGCCCTGGGCGGCTGGATCCGCCCCGCCGAGGGGGTCGTCGTACGGCACGAGGCACTCGGCTGGCACGACAAGCCGCTCGCGGCCGAGCTGTCGGCCGCCCTGGGGTTGCCGGTGCACCTCGACAACCACGCCCGGGCCGTCGCCCGCGCCGAGATGCTGTTCGGGCACCCGTCGGCACGCCGCAGCATCGTGCACCTGTTCATCGGCAACGTGGTGGACGCCGCGTTCGGCATCGAGGGCACCGTCCACCAGGGCCCCGGTTCGGCCGCGGGCGACGTCGCGCACCTTCCCGTCCCCGGATCGGCGGCCCGGTGCGCGTGCGGCCGTACGGGGTGCCTCCAGGCCACCGCGTCCGACACGGCCCTGGGCGCCGAGGCCGTGCGCCTCGGGATCGTTCCCGAGCCGGCCATCGGGCTGATCGTGGACGCGGCCGCCACCGGCGATCCCCGCGCCGACCGGCTGCTGCGCGAGCGGGCCCGTGCGGTGGGGCGGGCCGCGGCGCTGCTGCTGGACGTGTTCAACCCGGCGGTGCTGCTGGTGTCGGAGCTGTCGAGCATCCTGCACGAGGGCTATCTCGACGAGATCCGCGAGGCGGCGACGGCCCAGTCGCACGTCTGCGACGACCCGGCCCGGATCATCGGCCCGTACGCGGGCCCGGCGGTCCTCACCCAGGCGTCGGCGACGGTCCTGCTCGGCCCGCTGTTCCAGGACCCGGCCGCCGCGCCCGCGCTCGCCCCCGCCACCGCGCCCAGCGGCCCGCCCGACATCGCCCCCCATACCCCTACTCGCAGGTAACTCACCCGCTGACCTGCGAGTGCGAGATCACATCCGGCGGTTCTGGTCTCGATTGAGCGACCCCCCTAGCATTCGAGCCATGACGGTCCTGCCTGACGACGGGCTCTCCCTGGCCGCCGAGTTTCCTGACGCGACACATGAGCAGTGGCAGCGCCTGGTTGAAGGCGTACTGCGCAAGTCGGGCAAGGAAGCCTCCGGCGAGGCAGCTGAAGACGCGTTGTCCACCACGCTTGAGGACGGGCTCCGCACCCGCCCCCTGTACATCGCACGCCCCGACGCGGAGGACACCGGCTTCCCCGGGTTCGCCCCCTTCGTCCGCGGGGGCACCCCCGAGGGCACGAGCGCGTCGGGCTGGGACGTACGCCAGCGGCTCGTCGGCAGCGACCCCGTTCGGGTGAACGAGGCGGCCCTCGCGGACCTGGAGAACGGCACCACCTCCCTCTGGCTCACCCTGGGTCCCACCGGGCTCCCGGTGGACGGTCTCGCCCGCGCCCTGGACGGCGTCTACCTCGACCTCGCCCCGATCACGCTCGACGCGGGCGCCGCGTACGCCGACGCCGCCCGCGCGCTGCTGGGTCTGTACGCCGACCGCGGGGTGGCCCCCGAGGCCGCCCGTGCCTCGCTGGGCGTAGACCCGCTGGGGCACGAGGCGCGGACGGGTGAGGCGCTCGACCTCGCCGAGGCCGCCGCGCTCGCCCGGGAGACGGCCGCCGACTGGCCCCACGTACGCACCCTGACCGCGGACGCCCTGCCCTACCACGAGGCGGGCGGCAGCGCCGCCGAGGAGCTGGGGTTGTCCC of the Streptomyces sp. NBC_01426 genome contains:
- a CDS encoding ABC transporter substrate-binding protein; translation: MPAAFAPSSTSRRQFLTLLGISAAAVSCGTATATGGSGKQVTSLKYQGSVGAVTLPELAADLGYLGNLTLDWVGNTISGPQDIQSAATGQTHFGGAFNGAIVKLAASKAQIQAVISYYGSDQDTYLGYYVLEDSPIRSARDLIGKKVGMNTLGAHAQALLDIYLERNGLSKADAGKVESLVVPPVNTEQALRQKQIEVGVLSGVLRDKALAAGGIRPLFKDFELLGAFSAGSYVMTRRFIKENPDTVKTFTTGVGKAIEWSRTTPREQVIARLTDIVKKRGRNEDTSTLRYWRSYGVAEPGGRIADKEFQLWIDWLGERGEIKKGQLKAADLYTNEFNGNGKG
- the ssuE gene encoding NADPH-dependent FMN reductase, which produces MPKLLAITGSPSVHSRTAVVVDQVLRRLSHSGYETGHLSVRELPAADLLSARRGEPEIRRAVEAVAEADGLIIATPIYKASYTGLLKAFLDLLPQDGLAGKTVLPIATGGSLAHVLTIDYALRPVLSALGARHVTAGRFVLDSAVERGDGPDRLRPEAELDLYQAVDEFADALRIAPAGALTTAH
- a CDS encoding TauD/TfdA dioxygenase family protein — its product is MTTVTAVSVDKIGGRIGAEIGGVRLGGDLPAETVAEIRAALLAHKVVFFRGQDHLDEAGHEAFAQLLGAPVAHPTVPSADGRYALGIDSDHGARANQWHTDVTFVPAYPAFSILRAVTIPPYGGNTLWANTATAYAGLPEPLRFLADGLRAVHSNEYDYAALRPDALPEALAQYREVFTSTTFLTEHPVVRVHPETGERTLLLGNFVQRITGLTGRDSRVLQDLFQAHIESPENTVRWQWRAGDVAIWDNRATQHYGVDDSDDHERTLRRVTVDGDVPVGPDGRPSRLISPETVPDPEFGIASGASSASA
- a CDS encoding ROK family transcriptional regulator; translation: MPPTPGDSRAAANAATVLRTVLAHGPVARSGISALSGLSQAAVSRQTTGLLRSGLLRELPHPGGGTGEAAGTAGPGTAGRPRIPLDLHTGAVGGPLAAGLHIGVPASNFSLVDLRGQVVARRTLPHTAGPPTPARLATELRRFLHDHGHATHGHTAPTEPPTPAARTAHRPLLGIGAALGGWIRPAEGVVVRHEALGWHDKPLAAELSAALGLPVHLDNHARAVARAEMLFGHPSARRSIVHLFIGNVVDAAFGIEGTVHQGPGSAAGDVAHLPVPGSAARCACGRTGCLQATASDTALGAEAVRLGIVPEPAIGLIVDAAATGDPRADRLLRERARAVGRAAALLLDVFNPAVLLVSELSSILHEGYLDEIREAATAQSHVCDDPARIIGPYAGPAVLTQASATVLLGPLFQDPAAAPALAPATAPSGPPDIAPHTPTRR